The Prionailurus bengalensis isolate Pbe53 chromosome E2, Fcat_Pben_1.1_paternal_pri, whole genome shotgun sequence region agagcccaatgtggggcttgaattcatgaaccgtgagatcatgacccaagccaaagtcggatgcttaaccgactgagccatctaggcgccccatgtagttccttttctaaaaataaaaattttaaatcagtttaaTTGATTCAAAAAGTCAAACTGATATGGatatatgaactttaaaaaaagttttttaacatttatttattttttgagagacagagagagagcacgagcaggggaggtgcagagagagggggagacccagaatcgaaagcagactccaggctctgagctgtcagcacagagcccgacgcagggctcgaacttaggaaccgtgagatcatgacctgagccgaagttggtcgcttaaccgactgagccacccaggcgcccctgaacttttaaaaatatataatttgtaaacatCTACATACATTAACCAATGTATAAAATCACTTGATATTATACAAAGGCTCTGAGGATCTCCTGTTTCTTATTTGGTAACCTAGGGGTCAAGGTCATTATTCAAAATCAcaatttagcaattttttttaaaaaactgctttgAGCATGGTTATGTTTAGTAATATAAAGAGCCAACCATTTTCAAAACATTAGAagattaatatttatctttcctttatGCTACACTTGCACAATAATTTTCTCTTACATTATCAAGTATCCTTTATAAaggtttcaaaacattttcagttcttttgttttttatttttatttatttttttaattttttttcaacgtttatttatttttgggacagagagagacagagcatgaacaggggaggggcagagagagagggagacacagaatcggaaacgggctccaggctctgagccatcagcccagagcccgacgcggggctcgaactcacggaccatgagatcgtgacctgagctgaagtcggacgcttaaccaactgcgccacccaggcgcccatcttttgttttttaaacaataacaTTTCATTAATCTTGAAGTATTTTTAACTCAGGTCTACTGGACTCTTTCCAAACAGTTTTTGCATCTCTTGGCTCAATCAAATGATAGTCTGATTCCTGGAGAATGTTTACACAGGAGAAGAATAAAGGActtagaaacttttctttttccatctggGATTTGGGAAGTCTTTGCCAATGCCACAGATTTCAACACAACCAGGTCGAATGCCCATTTTCCAGAAACGTCTCTCCTCTACAAGGAAGTTACAAACTCCAGGGATACAAAGGCATTTCAGCCAACTCAGAATActgtggagggaaggaaaagaaaggaaagaagggctaAAAATAGGGCAAAGAGGGACAGGGTTAAGGAGGATTCACCAGTGAGGAAGTTTTAAGCTTATCATAAATTACCCAATGCCAGAGTTCTTAAGGGGACCCTGCAATACTGTTTATTTGCAGGACAAAAAGAAAGTACGGTTCTGATTTACCAATGACCCTCTTTCTATACTTGATATGGAGAGGCTCTAAAGTGATTTAGACTGGAACTTGCTTCCCTGAGAGATGTTTAGATATGGGTATCTTCTTAGGCAAATCCGTCAATTGCTGTAATGTCAATAACCTAAGATGGGAAATGAAATGCAACAAGTAAACTTAACACTAGAACTAATAAATCCTTGTAAAATcacacaaaattatttcaaatcaaTTTAAAACACAGCAGTTTAAAGAAGACATCCTAAGAGCTGTGGAAATAGATGAAGACCAGCCAAATGAGAATACTCAAAGGTCATCTATTCAGATCTTGCTGCAAGAAGGTTGTCAGACACCATCACTCACATTTTGGCATATtctcaaaggcaggcagaggagttGTAAAGCCTTACAGTCTAAAAAGGCAAGACTTCAGCATGGCCCAGAGGTTTTATCATGGTGGGATGGTGATGAATGCCAAATCCGGCAGTAAAACTGAGGACAGTAGCTACTTTTAGGGATAATCTATTATCGGTGTTAGAATGAGTATGTTCTGGCCTAACGCTTAtaataggaaggaagaaatgagtaAAAGGGCCATTAATGGTGATGACAACAAGGGTCTGTAGAAAATGAGAAGTGGAACAATTAAAGGcaagcagattaaaaaaacaaaacaggaatttGGCAGATATCTTGCTCTGAGGTCTTGAGTGGAAGATGTCATTTGTTTGTTCTGAATGTCTTGGGTCACCTGTCTGCTTCTGAAGATCAGCTTAAAATCCTGTTTGAGGTCGCAGATTGTAGTAGCCTTCCAATTGTTTGGaattctggatttcttctttagttGTGAAACTTAAACCAGAGTGACTCCCTGGAGTTTcactgctctattttttttttttttaagtttatttatttgagagagaaagagaacgtgcatgtgtgtgtgtatgggaagggcagaaagagagggagagagaatcccaagcaggcactatgctgtcagcatggagcctgacccagggcttgaacccacaaactgtaagatcatgacctgaactgaaaccaagagtcagatgcttaatggactgagccatccaatcACCCCTAATTGCTGTATTTGTTGCTAACAGCACCTGATAGGTTCCTTCCAATGAGATTCAAGAACTGTTACTCTGAGGTCTATTCCAATAGATGGAATCTATTAGTTGAAGATCATGAAAAAGCTGTTTAAAACATATCTTCAGATGGTGGCCTTAATGAGTTGGTGATAAGACTGGATATAGTACCTGAGTCCCTGATAATATTTTGCCGTGTCTGCAAATAGCAGAGCAGCAACCAGTGATGGAAGTGAAATCCCTAGACATATGGGTCTTCTAGTTAGTAATTCATAGGGAGATAAGTGAGCGGACTACATGGCCATAAGGGCTACAGGGAATACCTTTGGCAAGGGAGCTCAAAGGTTCTGAAAGTTTTGCTGACGTTAACAATGCTAGTGGTCCTTTAACTTTTCCAGATTGTGAGTGATAAAGACTGTTGTTTCTGAGTCAGGCTTGATGCCTTACAGAGTTCTTGTATAATGGTTCCTGTAAAGTGTGTGATATGATCATCTGATGCAGATGTAAACATTGGGATAACCCAGGGTTGGAAACAAAATCTAtcagcttttggggcgcctgggtggctcagtcggttaagcgtccgacttcagccaggtcacgatctcacggtccgtgggttcgagccccgcgtcgggctctgggctgatggctcagagcctggagcctgtttccgattctgtgtctccctctctctctgcccctcccccgttcatgctctgtctctctctgtcccaaaaataaataaacattgggaaaaaaattaaaaaaaatctatcagctTTTCAGCAAAGAAATGCTTTAACCCACCCTGCAAATAGACAGAATAACTAAAACATATTCAAGTCCCACAGAGGGCAGAAGCTGACTAAAATCCACTTGAAGGTGTTCAAAGGGCCCTTCAGGTGTGGCTACCACTTATCTAGGACCCCACGGTGATGTTTGCATGTCCCTATTTGTCCCCAGTGGCTTAGGACCATCTAGTAGGGATCAGAGCTTCAAGGAGAGCCAGGTGGGAACCTCACCTACTCCTTCACCTCAACCTCAGCCCCTGCAACGCCCCTCACTTATAAATTGCCCAACTTTCTCCCGCAGTGGTCTGCTGCCCCTCTCTCCAAAGGCACTGttgcctctgctccccaccccttaGGAGTCATCACTCTAACAGATTCTCCATCTGAGCCCCTTCCCTAAGCCATGAGTTCTCTACATCCTCAAATAGCCCCTGAGGCAGGTCTGCTCACTGTCCCCATTTTACCTGGCTGGAAACTGAACCTAGGGGGAGGCTGGACAGAAAGTTTCTCTTTATGACCTCCAGTGAAAGGTGGGGATGGAGGAATTCGCAGCCCATGCCACAGCGCCTCAGGAAGTCTGGCCCCCGGCACCCTCCTTGCTTCCTGGCCTAGTTCCAACCCAAGCACACCCCTCCCTCTGGTTCCAACTACTCTAAGGATCCTaatccacctcctccctctgtcctcaggGCACAGACCTGCAGACCCTTTCCTTCTGAGATGCTGTTGGACCCCATAAGACTTTTCTAAAGCCTCCATAACACATTACttcagactgagtggcttaaacaatagaaatgtattttttcacaaATCTGGAGGCTAGAtatctgagatcaaggtgtcagcagcaTTGATGtctcctgagacctctctccttagCTTAGAGGTGGCATTTTCTCCGTGTCTTCACATGGTATTCCCCCTGTGTACTAATTACACCAGTCTTAATGACACCATCAAACTGAATTAGTGTCCACGTATTgcctttattttacctttttttaaaagacctatttccaaatacaacgacattctgaggtactggaagttaggatttcaacatgaacTTCGGAGcatacaattcagcccataactaACACATCTTTTCATCGGGAGCTAACACTTAGGAGTTCTCCTGAGAATGACCACATTTAACAGCCCCAAAACCACAGCCCTGTAACTCACACATTGCATTCTGAGGTATTatcacaagagaaatgaaacatactGTATAAAGAATCATAACTGTAAGAATCAAACAAATGCCTATAACAACCGATaaagccaaaaactggaaacaactcaaatatctaaaacagatgaatgaataaagaaatagtgGTTTGTCCACTGAACATTACATTTCTTGacccttaaaagaaaaaactaattaCACAGACCCACTGacaaatctcaaaataaatataccaaaTGAGGACACCCagaggaaaaaatttaaacattttattctcaatcacataaaatacagaaaatacaaatgaatctattgtaaaagaaagtaaaaaccaaTGTTtgcctggaggagagagagagataattaaaGGACATGAATGAATATGGGGTGATGCATATGTACAATGTtatgattgtgatgatggtttcatgggtttatATGAATATCAAAACTTACCAAatggtacactttaaatatgGACAATTGTTTATTAACCATACCTAAAAGGCATTAacagtataataaaaaaatttctatctgttttccaaaaataaaatttggccAACCTATATTGACCCCATCATATCCCTTGTAATGCCTTGGGATCAGCACCTTGCCTCAGTGGCAACATATATAAGTGAGCAATGAAAGCCATTTCCACCTGAGTGATCGGGAATGCAGGCTGGGTACCAAAGCCCACAATGCTGGACTGAgatcttccttctttctattcTTGTTTTCCCTCCTGTGCAGCAATGGCCTTAAGGTGAACAATGCAGACAAACTACAGGAATCTGTAAAACCATTAGATTATTTTCTGACAAGGCCCTCAGCTACACAAGACTCATAGTTCAGGGGgatctgagaattttttttctttttctttttttttttaagtttatctattttgagagagcacagaagggcagagagagagagaggagagagaatctcaaacaggctctgcaccagcaacacagagcccagtgcggagcttgaacccacgaaccacgagatcatgacctaagtggaaaccaagagttggacgcttaactgactgagccacccaggtgctcctacccGGGGAGGATCTGAGAATTTCTGTTCCTGTTCATCCTTCACAGCCTTACCAACTGGAATGATGGCAGgtacccttttattttttcatctttttgtttttgtttttgagagaaagagagagagagagaatcccaagcaggctccctgctgtcagcacacagcctgacacggggctcaatctcatgaaccatgaaatcatgacctgagccgaaatcaagagtcagacgcttaactgactgagccacccaggcgcccctggaacaatGGCAGGTGCCCTTTTAAAAGAGGCTCATTCCAACCAGATGTTGCAGTTTCTTGCACTCTTCTATTTACCCACTGTTTGTATACAATGATAATTTCCTCATAGTCTTTCAGCCAGTGACACTACCACACAGAATTCTGGACATCAGGGTACATCGTTTGCAGGACCTGGGTACAGAATTCCTGCACCAGTGCTGAGCACGATACAGTATCCCCTGCAAAGCAGAGAACAATTTTATGTGGTTCCAAGAAGTACCAGAGGTTGTCACCACTGCCCCCTCTTCAGGGTGAGCTCCAACACCACAAAATGTCCTGTATCTAGGCTACAATTCAGCCACAAAACCTGACATAATTTCCCTACAGCCCTTGGGCAGCAATGCAAACAAGGACCAAACTAGACAGAGGACTACCATCATCCCATCCCCCTGAAGTGCACAAACATTCCACTGTTCTGAAACCACCCCATAAGAGTGAGTCTAACCCTCAACATAAAGGCGACTCAAACGATAAGGCCTTTGTTATAGCACAAACCAGAATGATGGAGGCAGGCTGTTCCTGGGTTGGTGACTTGGAGGCTAAAAATTCCACAAGAGTCCCCAGACCAACAACATCCCTAAAAAGGTGACTTGGAAAGTCAGATGGAGTCCTCTGGACCACAACTGGGTCATCAGACAGAAAGGAATGAGTACTTTGGCTTCTCACATATTTACcacaaatgggaaaacagaaagGTTTACTTCTCTGAATATGTCAAGATGGAGAAATGATACACGTGTGGCACCTGCCATGTGGCAGAGGTGAATGGCTGCTGCTACATAATCAACAGTAATAGAAACCTGACACGGGCCTACGCTGAAACATGCAATGCAGCTCCCACATACCTGCCATTTATTCTGATGTCTGGATGCATGAGGCTCAACAGGCAGATGGCACCCTCAAAAGAGATCGCCTCGAGTGCTGTTACACTGAACAAGGAAACACATTTGCTACACAACTAAGTTGTTTTTGCCATGTGCACTTTGTGGTAATCAATGAGGTAAGGCCTTTGGCTAATGGCTTTCTCATTCAAGACACTCATAAGGCCCAATCCAGTATGAACTCTCTGGTGTCGAGTGAGGCCAGAGCTTTTACTAAAGGATTTCTCACACTGGTTGCACTTATAtggcctttctccagtgtgaaccCTTCGATGGTCACTGAAGTTGGAGCTTCGCCTAAAGGACTTCCCACATTCACGGCACTCATAtggcctttctccagtgtgaactctctggTGTTTAAGGAGCGCAGAGCTTTGGctaaaagatttcccacatttgctgcactcataaggcctttctccagtgtgaactctcaGATGTAGAACAAGGCTGCAATTTTGGCTAAAAGATTTCCTACATTCACTACACTCATAAGGCTTTGATCCAGTGTGGACTTTCTGGTGTTTTAAGAGACTGGAACTGTAGGTAAAGGATTTCCCACATTCGCTGCACTCATAGGgtctttctccagtgtgaacaGTATGGTGTTGCAGGAGTGCAGAGCTTTGATTAAAGGacttcccacattcactgcactcataaggcttttctccagtgtgaattctccGATGCTGAATGAGGTTGGATCTTTGACTAAATGATTTGCCACATTCTCCACACTCAAAAGGCCTTTCTCCGGTATGAACTTTCCGATGGTTATTCAGGCTGTAACTTTGGctaaaagatttcccacattcactgcactcatagggcctttctccagtgtgaactctccGATGTTGAAAGAGGTTGGAGCTTTGGCTAAAGGATTTCCCACATTCCCCACACGCATAAGGCCTTTCTCCGGTGTGAACTCTCTGGTGTTTAATGAGGCTAGAGTTATGGCTAAAAGATTTCCCACACTCACTGCACATGTAACATCTTTCCCCGGGGAGGACTCTCTGGTGATGAACAAATGTGTGTTGGCTGCTGAGAGCTTCTGTGCAGTCTCCCCAGTGGTGCTGAGTTTTTCCCTTGTGGAAGGCTGCCCCACACTCAGTCCCATTGTTTGACTTCTCCCCAGTGTGTGTGGCCTGTTGCTGGAGGAATCCCGAGCTGACCAGGAAGTCCCTCTCAGTCTCCCCACAGATGAAGGGCTTCCCTGACACATGCTGTCTGCAGCTCTTTGCCACCGAAGCTCCACTCGCGCTGCTTCTGACGGGCTGATCTCCAGTGTGCtccttctgctgctgctgaagGTTTCCGCTGAAATAGACTCTCTTCCCCTGTGTCCCACCAGTGTACACTTTCTCATCGAACTGGGGTTCCTGGTGCTCAGCCAACTGGAAACTGTCTTTCAAGACTGGAGCACACACCTCACAGGGGCTGGCCTTCTGGGGAGAAAGACCTGCCTTGGGAGTCCTGACATGTGACACTCCTTCTACAGAAACGCTCTGCTCAGAAGGTGCCTCCTCATTCtctgctccatgctgacaacctgaaagcaggaaatgctGGTGAAGTGCACAGTGACTTTTGTGGGTGGGCAGCCCCACACATGTGTGTGTCTAACAAACCCAGACACGAGCCCATGAGATTGCTTACAGGACAAGAGGTTCAAGTTCAGGCTGAGGATGAGGCCGCTGAGCAGTACCAGGCCACTAATGATCacaaaatgggggtggggggggcctcaTGAGGTGAAATAAACAACACTGAGGACAGGCAAGGTCTACAAATAACTTTCAACAGGACCTAGTCTGCTGGGCAAAAGGGTGTGTTCAGGCCCAGGAAAATTCAACAGTGAAAGAGAAGCTGGTATGCAAGGGCTGTTGAAGAATCTATGTGTACCTCAGGACACGGTACACAGGAACCGATATGGAGAGCACCCCAAATAGAGCAGTGACAAAACCGGTCAAGATGAGGAGTCCAGAGAGGTACAGATGAGCCCAGGGTGGGAAGCAAGAGTATAGTGCTGAGTAGCAGTTGACCAGTCACCTCAGTGTGAAGAATGGGGAAGGAAAGGCACATATGAAGTGTGGGTGCCACTGTCATTACCAATGAAAGACCAGTCCCACAGAATAAGTTTCTGGTATGACATGTACACAGCCCTGGGGTCCTGTCCTTTCCCAGGTGTGTCACTGTCCACAGCCAGGCTCCCTCTGAGCCCATCCTGATTTAGTTGGGTTCATATCTCTTCTGTGAACCACAACAGgctctcccgcccctcccccgcccctaaGATGGGCAACTATGTGGCACCTGGATGATGCAAGCACTGAGGGGAAGACAGGAGGTGAGCAGCCAGCACTGACCAAGCACAGCTCAGTGCACAGCAgcacaagggaaagaaaagttaagtATCATAAAGAGAACCTCCAAGGAGGGTCCTGCAAGAACAGACCGTGCTCTATGTAACAGTGATGAGGTCAGTGATGGCAACCTCTGGCCCAAGCAGGAATGAGGAAATGTTAGccagaagaaaaaagcagaacCTGGGATTCTCAGGTGCTTTGTAACTAGAAGAGTCACCTGGCAGGGAGAGGGCAAGCAAAGTGACTGGAAGACTCCTGACCCTGGTTCTTTCCCTGAGAGGCTTAGCAGTAGCAGGTGTTGGGGCTGCTCAAGGAGTAGGCAGTGCACATACCTCAGCCCAGCCAACCACACTGCCTACTCAAGAAAGTGGGGAAGGAAGCAGCGGTCATGGTCCTGATGGGAGGGCAGACCTGCCCTtgggggaaaaagggaaagggagaggctaGCTCAGGGCAGAGGTGGGTGTGCAGACCTTACCCAGGGAGGTTACAAGTGCCaagttctccagcatcacatccTGGTACAGGCGTCTCTGAGCCTCCTCAAGGAGACCCCATTCCTCCCTGGAGAAGTACACGGCCACATCCTCAAAGGTCACAGTGCCCTGGCAAGATGGAGACAGATGAAACCATGAACAGCCTCTCCCCCAAAGATGGCAATCCATCCCCTACACATCTACCCCTCACCCATCTTCCTCCCGAGCATCCAACACAGAAGAGAAGCCAGGCCCCAGCACCGCTGGTGCCACTGTCTCCTCACAGGCCCAGTGATTACAGGCACCAGCGATGAGCAGATGAGGATAAAAAAGTAGCAAACAAGGGTCTGGCACAGAAGCATTCACTCATTTCTGCTAAGCAGTCCCCTGATACGGACAAATCATGTAATTCTCAATACCAGGGCCCTGGGGCACCAGGCATACACACTCCGCAAGTACACATCACTCTCGAGGCTGCACATCCCTCACATTCCCAGACACAGCCACCACCAGCTTGCTGCCCCACACACCTTAGGCATCTCTTTGGCCTCACTACTGTGTATTACGGTATCTCCACCACCTCTTCCTCACCCCACTGGTGAGAGTGGGGTTGTGGTGCTAGGGTTATGGGGATGGCAAACACAGGGCGCCTACCACCGGACAGATGACATCTACAGTTTTCTAACCATATACAGTCACAGTCTGGGAGAGGGGGACGCCACATGCTGTAacggttaaattgtagtgtagggctaatgcttagcttgaaaaataacagctttgtgttgacactgaaggttaagagataacagccttgctttgctCTGGTAAACTACACCTCATACtcttgtaaattaggcttcaccaattaaggaaacaaaagttcaaagaaaagagcgtcagaggcagggtcaaggagatccactggttgcaacttagaggcagaaagtctaaagtaaacacctcattaggcaactgtttctaactcatctggaaactgtttctttgttctgttcccaggtgatgataaaacgatgtgatcggttataaaaactctgtaccccggctgttcgggccgcactcttatcaagagtgttggtcccgatcggtcggccttgcctctcattgtaataaactttgttgtgactgtcactggtgcccgtagcattctgtttcaggagtcgtgtggatgcaacaacCCGACACAGGGCCACACAGGGGCTGCACTCTGGGAAAGAGCCAACAGCCAGTGGTTGTGAGATCCAAGCTTTGTTACAGCAGTAGAAAGAGGTGCCCTGTTTCCTGTGGGAAGAGGTCACTGACTGATTTGAGTGACTCCACGGGCAGGTAGGGAACTGAAACCAACTAGAGGGCTACACAGGAACTGCTCCTGATCCCTGGATAAAAACGCTCTTTGGTTGGGAGATCTTACTTGTaggagcagagtggggaggggaagcagcaCGCTGGCCGTCTGAGGCCCCCATGGTTCCCGGACATGGGTGCAGCACACAGTATTGGATCCTAGATTCAGGCCTTGCACCACAACCGACGACAGCATCCACGGGATGCTCTGCAAATTCAAACAGGACTGAATACTATTGCTATTGACTTCCCAGGACTCGCACAAAGTCACAGGCCCTAATCCTCCTGTGACGGCTTCACTGCTTGGGTCTGTTCCTGGCCTCAGACTTGGGGATCTCAGATACCCGCAGCCCTATTCCACTAGGTGCTGCACTTCCTGTCCCCAAAGCAACCACAACCTTCCTGGTCCACCTAACCCTCATCCAAAGCCCAGCTCCATCAGTGGCCCACCTTACTGATTCTCACAAATGACCACATTTGCCCTTGACTTTATCCTCCGGGCTGAATGAAGCACCCCAGGCCCCAACAAAGTCCTCACAAAATCCTGGTGAGTGCACAGAGTGGTGAATGAACACCTGCTCTAGTCTGCGTGACATCTTGCCTCGCTTATCTATCCCTTGTCTCTGCATCCACCTCATGTCCACCATTGCCTTGGAAGCCTTAGCCACCTGCCAGACTATCCTGTCCCCGACATGTACTGCTCTCAGGACCACTTACCTGCCTCATTTGTGTTTGTGAAGCCTTAACCTATCGCCCAGGTACCCAAGCAAGAGACTCACCCATGGCCCCCACCCTCCTCTACCTGGTCCCCTAGCAGCTTTACAGTCATAACCTGAAGATTACCcgtccttttatttcttattttttgaggggggggggggcatatgcGTGCATGTGCAcgaggggggcagggacagagagagagaaagagaaccctaagcaggctccacacccagcacagagcccaacagggggctcgatcccacgaccctgagaccatgacctgagctgaaatcaagagttggacgctcaaccgactgacccacccaggtcgACCGAAGATCACTTAAACGTGACCATGGCTCACACACCTGTACCCACCTCATTTTGGATGCCTCCATCCTGAACCCTTCCCCTGATTTTTAGACCTATGCGCACATCTGCCCACATCACGCATCCATTCGGTGGGCTCTGAAACACCCCAGACTCTCAACATACCTAAATCAAATACTTCCTGATACTCCCCTCCCCGCAGCGAATATTACTTCTGCTGCATTCTTCATCTTAGACCATGGACCTTCCACTCCTACAGCTGCTAAGGCCTAAAACACTGGGGTCATCCCCGAGTCCTGTATTTCACTCCTTCTCCCTCATTAGAGAATTCAGTTGCCCCTTTTCAAACATGCATCCAGAGTCCAACCACTTTTCCCAAGCCACAACCCTGGTCCGTTAACCTTCACCTGGACATTGGCATATCCTGCAGCCCCATCTTCCCTCCTGCTCCTTCGGTCCCACAGTCCGCTCTCCACTCTGCAGCCAGATGGAGTCTGGGAAGGCCTTATTAAGATcgctttcggggcgcctgggtggcacagtcggttaagcgtccgacttcagttcaggtcacgatctcacggtctgtgagttcgagccccgcgtcgggctctgggctgatggctcagagcctggggcctgcttccgattctgtgtctccctctctctctgtccctcccccgttcatgctctgtctctctctgtcccaaaaataaataaacgttgaaaaaaaaatttttttaaaaaaaagatcgcTTTCTGCCTCTGATTCACACCTCCTCATCACCTCCAGAATATACACCCAACTTCTCCGTTGTTCCAGCCGTGACTCCTGTCCCCCTGCTCTTGTTCCCACATAGAAGGACAGCTGTGGTTTTCTGAACACCCTCAGCCGGTTAGACCCCTAAGCGCCTGCATATCTTAGACCCGGTTCCTGGCAGAACTCTCCACACCTGTTTAGGTCAGTTGCCACAGATGGAAACGCTTCTACATAAAGGCCGACAAGGACTTAGGATCCTCTGCTGGGGGTTTCCCCAGGGCCCCTAGACCCAAGCCTGGGGGAATGACACTTGAGAGCCCCAGGACACCACATCCAGAGAATATGGAGGTGGGGGGTCAGGGCCAGCGAAGGGCTGAAATACCCCCCAATGACCTGCGTAAGGTCCACAGCGCTTCTGCCCAACGGGAAACTGTGCAGAGAGGCTGGAAATAGAGgaaatagaaatacagaaaaatagacTCCACGGCTGGGTTCGACGGGCTCACACTTCCCGTACACCCTGGCCCTGGAGTCGACTGACTTCATGCTGGCTGTCCAACGTCGGTGCCTCAATGCTGT contains the following coding sequences:
- the LOC122493689 gene encoding zinc finger protein OZF-like, encoding MAAAARRDPTEGTVTFEDVAVYFSREEWGLLEEAQRRLYQDVMLENLALVTSLGCQHGAENEEAPSEQSVSVEGVSHVRTPKAGLSPQKASPCEVCAPVLKDSFQLAEHQEPQFDEKVYTGGTQGKRVYFSGNLQQQQKEHTGDQPVRSSASGASVAKSCRQHVSGKPFICGETERDFLVSSGFLQQQATHTGEKSNNGTECGAAFHKGKTQHHWGDCTEALSSQHTFVHHQRVLPGERCYMCSECGKSFSHNSSLIKHQRVHTGERPYACGECGKSFSQSSNLFQHRRVHTGERPYECSECGKSFSQSYSLNNHRKVHTGERPFECGECGKSFSQRSNLIQHRRIHTGEKPYECSECGKSFNQSSALLQHHTVHTGERPYECSECGKSFTYSSSLLKHQKVHTGSKPYECSECRKSFSQNCSLVLHLRVHTGERPYECSKCGKSFSQSSALLKHQRVHTGERPYECRECGKSFRRSSNFSDHRRVHTGERPYKCNQCEKSFSKSSGLTRHQRVHTGLGLMSVLNEKAISQRPYLIDYHKVHMAKTT